Proteins co-encoded in one Clarias gariepinus isolate MV-2021 ecotype Netherlands chromosome 13, CGAR_prim_01v2, whole genome shotgun sequence genomic window:
- the pgfb gene encoding vascular endothelial growth factor A isoform X1, translated as MSVLLVVAALVLTLLPAQCSNSGTTNSTSKVILFQEVWGRSFCHTIETLVDVVQEYPGEVEHIFSPSCVPLVRCAGCCGDENLECHPTLTSNVTMQLLKLKSAEQGREYVEMTFVEHKSCECRPRKRTPQHDRRKPRGRGKKRKEKQRVKNCDGCQPPRR; from the exons ATGAGCGTGTTGCTCGTAGTAGCTGCTCTGGTCCTGACGCTGCTCCCTgctcag TGTTCCAACTCAGGAACTACAAACAGCACCTCTAAAG TAATCCTGTTTCAGGAGGTGTGGGGACGAAGCTTCTGTCACACCATCGAGACACTGGTGGATGTAGTACAGGAGTATCCTGGGGAGGTGGAGCACATATTCAGCCCTTCGTGCGTGCCATTGGTCCGTTGTGCTGGTTGCTGCGGAGATGAGAACCTTGAATGCCATCCCACGCTAACCTCTAATGTCACTATGCAA TTATTAAAGCTGAAGTCAGCAGAGCAAGGCCGGGAGTATGTGGAGATGACTTTTGTGGAGCATAAAAGCTGTGAATGTAG ACCAAGAAAGCGTACACCACAACATGACAG AAGGAAGCCAAgaggaagggggaaaaaaagaaaggagaaacAGAGAGTAAAAAACTGTGATGG GTGCCAGCCTCCTAGAAGGTAA
- the pgfb gene encoding placenta growth factor isoform X2 has translation MSVLLVVAALVLTLLPAQCSNSGTTNSTSKVILFQEVWGRSFCHTIETLVDVVQEYPGEVEHIFSPSCVPLVRCAGCCGDENLECHPTLTSNVTMQLLKLKSAEQGREYVEMTFVEHKSCECRPRKRTPQHDRFYLFFIVEGSQEEGGKKERRNRE, from the exons ATGAGCGTGTTGCTCGTAGTAGCTGCTCTGGTCCTGACGCTGCTCCCTgctcag TGTTCCAACTCAGGAACTACAAACAGCACCTCTAAAG TAATCCTGTTTCAGGAGGTGTGGGGACGAAGCTTCTGTCACACCATCGAGACACTGGTGGATGTAGTACAGGAGTATCCTGGGGAGGTGGAGCACATATTCAGCCCTTCGTGCGTGCCATTGGTCCGTTGTGCTGGTTGCTGCGGAGATGAGAACCTTGAATGCCATCCCACGCTAACCTCTAATGTCACTATGCAA TTATTAAAGCTGAAGTCAGCAGAGCAAGGCCGGGAGTATGTGGAGATGACTTTTGTGGAGCATAAAAGCTGTGAATGTAG ACCAAGAAAGCGTACACCACAACATGACAG attttatcttttctttattGTAGAAGGAAGCCAAgaggaagggggaaaaaaagaaaggagaaacAGAGAGTAA